gacctcagggacctgctgggggtgtaggtactaagaagatcaccaatgtaagatggtgcttgtccatgtaaggccctatagaccagaaccaggatcttgaaatgaaccctggagttgactggcagccagtgaagctggaggagaagcggggtgatgtgggtgtgtttggaggacttggtcagaagccgagcacaggcattctgaaccacctgtagacggttcagggaggttctgctcagacacgtgaaaagagagttacagtagtctaagtgtgaggagatgaaggtgtggagaacagtctcaagttcagagcgggacagaatgggactcagcttagcaatgttcctgagatggaagaaggaagagcgaacaagagaactgacatgagaatccagggtgagagctgggtcaaaggtcacaccaagattcctgacagaaggtttggtgtgaggagcaagctgaccaagagagtctctgactttgggaaccagcttgtctggggcacagatgaggatctcagtcttatcttcattcagctgtagaaagctcccagccatccaggttttgatagagtctaagcaggtgtgtaacagctgcagcttagacatctcatggggcttaaaggagatgtacatttggatgtcatctgcataaagatggtaggagattcatttgaaggagctcaggatgtgctgaagaggacgcAGATAGAGAagggaggaagccggaggacccggagagaacctacgcatgcacagggagaacatgcaaactccatgcagaaagatcccaggccgggaagcgaaaccagggtcttcttgctacaaggcaacagctctaaccactgcgcagctagtgttttgtccttttatcaaaacttattttgagcctgagagggttaatgttaAATTTTTCATCCAAGAAAGAAGATTGACGAAAGGCAGAGGAAGAGTCATGTTGCCATTTGCCAATCAAAAGCAAGAGGTTTGCATATCATAAATCTTAATGAGTCAGACTCGTAATCCTGCCACCCCCTCTCTTCCCACTAAATTGTACCCTTTAAACAGGCCCGCTGAAGCTTTTTCCCAGGAAACAACTCACTAGTCATTCATTCAAGCTACAGACCAAAAACTGAGTGAACAAGAGCTTTAAAGgtcccatgtgtgaaatccattgaaatcatgatgaaaaaatgtgactctttagcgccatgcagttcagagacagtattgcagctacggtggctcactcatgagtttgaatgTATAATCAATTttcaacctgtgtagcctaacccacacaaagcttaaaacaagctactcgacctctttaaaaagtatttataattatgactgtttaatCAGCCtgccagttctgaaggaagcaagctagttctgttcttgaagctgtcatgattcacacacggaggaggggtgacgtcagccgggaggtcaagtgttgtgagaaattgtgttctcctgaaaatattctgtccctcCATGTTGGGTGATCGTACTTCCGGCTATTTTtacaacatttgtgataaacttttattggaaaatgatgtaatgtaatgtaataatcttatgcttgtgatttttatctgtatttcctcctaacaacaacaaaaatatacagtaaaaacattcttgttcactcttttgtagcaagcttatttatcatttttgtaaAAAGATGTCATGTCACttagtttaaccatcttttatttgaggtagtttagtcctcataatggacaataagttctgtggatttggaaatatttgctctagaCTGCCTATGGGAaatagaatatttcaggggaacataattttcCACAACACCAGTTTCACGTGGATCATGGcgcctcgatgtaaacaaactggctgctgCTACCAGTttatatggatatggagcgatcactggctgctcgTTAGCCAAGGCTGGTTCAGGAGTGTTGGTGAGCCAGGGACACGCTGTGAAGGTCAAGTAAACAATGTTGAATTAggcaccagctaatcgtggctcacggctggcgtggtAGAGATGGGCGTCacaagctactagttagccatgacTACAGCCTGGGCGACGCTGTGCATGCTgtgtgtaaactcccacggattaccagcaaaaggagacccaagtctaaagataacatttgagaagaagccctctgtgtcAGAGCGTCTCAGTAATGCACGGAGAACTACATCActgttagtaaagtgttgtggagataaagtaaacaactctgatttagccactggctagcggatgAGCGCTGGAGCATGTTGGGCAAGACCacaggctgcaggaagagaggagacttgagtagaaggacttcggaatggacacgttgggaccgggtcgggagttctggtacggacacgttgggaccggattaAGAGTTCTGGTACTAGTAAAAGAcagatgaacaacttgaggtaagtttgggagtcagagacactaattggaggctggcgtccagctaGTAGCGGGTGGTAGTGATGCGCGGATTGACTTCTAACCCGCAGTACTTGCGGGTTGGGTTGGATCGGGTCAATAAATTTTTActtcagttcggtgcggtttggggCGGGTTCATGaaatataaatattatatataaatgCAGACTGAAGATAAAGACATTAATCAATGCTTAATTTTGTAAAACACAATATTTAAGACAGTTATTTAAACACGGTCACGTTTTAAAACATAACTCCGCACAGATAACCTTTGACCCCATGACATAggcactaggggctgcatgacttaattttttttaagtcgacagtcaagtaatgaaaatcgagtcgaacagtgtgttgtgatgtcgggagatccggtcttggggagagagagagacggcaGCTATccatctcttttatttagggacatggagaagttagaaggagagagaaatagaatatagaagttcttgttccactttattcttttgtttcttgatgataaactgatgttaaattcagcttaaagagaaactgggaggaagcttaggTTCATttgaagttacaggagatcttgtttcctatctgctcctccagagacagcatggacatgagggtcacatggtgagggtcccacaggacaggttagggcagtcacacagccgagctggaggcggacaggtgttgtccttctttatattgcaagcttgagtGTTATGcgcattacagccagcgatccaaacagcagcagcacaccaccaggctgtaaacatgtttatttctgctgtgaagttggcatttttaacatgggagttaaTGAGGGTTTGTTCACTTCTGCTGCCAGTTCCTAGTGGATGAAgggggaactgcaattttagccACTTTCTTGTTGGCTTCAAAAAACAACGACCATAATGGCCCTTTAGTCGGTACCGGTACAAGGAGGTCTGCGCTGGGCTCTGCAGACCCGTGACagggttttaaaaataaaatgtggatttctggagctcagatcaccgtcagaaccaggtcagaacgaccaccagaagagacgtgTGGCTCAGCGGGCCAGCTGGTTTCCGGGTCAGAACTGGATCAGAACCAGCGCTTGGACCACCAGGAGAAGATCAGCACAGCTTTTAAAACCACTAGCTGGACTGGCTAGCTTGTGTCTGGGTCggttccagctcacagaagcccgcatgagttcCAGAATCGGATGACAcacgtctctctccctctctctaagctaaactacgttaggtgaacggatattaacgagtatgagacagctgacagaggCTCATTAGAATTAATATTATAGTAACTGAGCGACACTACTTtaactgtctggtacatgatagtaatctgtacaatattgtgatgctaGCACACGAGCTTAAGCTAACAAGGTTAACTCACCTGTTGTGAATACTGTCTGGTAAAGAGGATGATCAGGGATCACGTTCTCCATAGTTTTCCCCAGAAACAGCACAGCTCTGCTGCCATGAATCACCACTTTGTTTTGTAAAACATGAACTATAGATTGTTTTCCCAAATAAATGAGCAACTGTGATTCCATTGTTGACCAATTCCAGAGAGCTGCTGCCAACAATCAACGGCGTACCTCCACCAACTCCAGCCGCAAGCCCAGCCTGGCTCTCGGAGACACCCCAGATGGCTTCAGGGACCTGGGCCACTTGGAGCTGATGAGCAGGGAGCTAGACCCGACTGGCTTGGCTCAGCTGAACCGATCCATATCTACCGACTCGCTcagctccatttcctccattgccAATAACTTTGGCCATGACTTCACAGTGGGCCAGCTGGAGGTGACCCTGGAGTTTGAGCCATCACGACAGCTGCTCCACATCACACTGCACCAGGGCAAAGACCTGCTAGAGAAGGAGGAAGGAGACTTTCCTGGTTGCTTCATCAGAGTCTCGCTTGGCCTCGAGGAGCTAAATGTGGGGGTCACAAGGGTAAGGAATCCTTTATCTTCAGGGATTGTCTATAATGTTTTTGCTTGTTTGATGTTCAGAGAGGTCAGAGAAGGATTCCATCACAACAATGTTTACCCAGTCTGGCGTTTTCTCAGACAGGACccgtgagaggctgcaggcatcaAGGCAAAACAACCAGAAATATCTTCTGACATCACGTTTTAACCCGACTTGGTACACTTGGTACACTGCAACCACATACCCGTTAATTAGAACCATCTCGAGTCAGGTTGAGCGCCGAGTTGGCGCAAGTGGAAAGGGTCCACAACTGTAgcgtcacactttatagcgtaacAACTGcagtttaattatgaccaataagatgtgatgattccatataaatatgaaatatcaacatgattgatctttgaatgtttaaccagaagagtttAGGATTGTTTACTTGTTCAggaaccataaacacacttcgtattaattcagacagagtcaagtatatagttagaaggaattttattcttttctaaactgataattatacatgacaagctatgaataatgatgTGTGATGGAGTGTATGTGTGGTGATGTAATGTGTGTTGTAGGTGGTGTGGTGTACAGTAGAtgtgtatcagaacctttgtatctgaaagaaattgtgaattcTGGGGGTAAAAGaatttgtctgctataaactagagttgattattaataaaacaacatcagacgtaatctgttgtgtctacaaaccctgatcgGAGACCCCCAGTCAGAaccggaatgtcaggaagtctggtggacctcaaggcaccgaAGTTCGTAGAATTACCGCAGCACGACCAGTCCGGTCTAGAGATGTCTCCCGGTCACAACAGGCAGGAAGGTTTGTTGCGTCTAAGACGGACGTGCTTTTAAGGAGCCAGATGGCTGTGTCAGCTGGCAGTGTGCCAACAGGTTTGACTGTGTGTCAAAGAGCAAGGTGTGTCAAGGAGGCTGTTTCCGAATTAGCCACTTCGGAGTTCCGCTCGAAACTGAATAACTCAGGAAGTCGCTCTAGTTTTAATAATCCACTTATGATttctgcgaatcagaatttgacatgtttgtaggctttaccaaacatctctcagaaaaccacaccttccagCTGTTCTTgctctgtggataaagaatctttaaactttatgtgagatgACCTTAACCtgaatttgcatctaatgaacattgtgtatgagtgtaaataatgattaacttgttaaatcaaacagtactgatcatAAGATGTAAACGGATCATTGTaagacaatattcatttcaacttcactgaattaggcacagattattcaaacatttcgtataacatctggttcattcaaccatatgattatttaaacatttgagctgcaaatgttcactttttattcagaggGAGGAATCCTGCAGTTGTGATAAGAGGAAAGGCTTGGAGACCATGGAAGAGAATGTTTGTTGACTGTCTTGTTATCTTGTGTAACAAGCACTCcagaatcttctgggtgttagaagatagaatagaaaatccacctagaaagtggatttatgtctGTAGGTGACCGGTCACTGtgtggtcaatatataggtcaaaatTGACCCTTTATGAACATTACAACAACCATGGGTTATTATGGGATACATGTTTATGAGCATGAAGCTAAGGAAGCTGTAGAAGACCTCTTATGTAGTAGCAGTGCTGAAGACCACACATCCAAAGGACTTTAACGGATACTGGCTGATAGCATGcatttgacaaagctcctcaagaGGTTGGTCCTCAATCATCTTCACCCCCTGGTGAGGTCTTCATTGGATCCACTGCGGTTCGGCATCAAGACAGTGACACCAGTGGACATCCAGGGAACAGACACTGAAATGGTGGACTTCAGAAGTACCCGAGTGTTCACCTGAACAACAATCTGGACTGGAGCCACCACACTAATGCTCCTCTCAGAAAGGGTCAGAGCAGACTCTACCTGCTGAGAAGACCGAGTTCCTTTGGAGTGTAGGGGGTGCTCCTAAAGACCATCGGCCATCTTTGCCGGTGTGATTCGTTGGGGCAGGATCTACATACCTGATCATTTGTTTTTATAAATATAATTTCTAGTTCTGTCTCTGTGGTTGACTTCTCTAACGCTGAGTCTGTTTTctattccgtgtgtgtgtgtacctgctaACGTTAGTTTTCACACCTGAAATATTACCATAAACATTTTTGATTCTGATGTAAAATCACTGCTCTGAGAGAAGAACAAGGCTGTGTTCCTCCATCTGCTACGCCTCCTGCTCTGAGTCTGAAGCCAGAAAAGCCTTGACTGGGAACCCACAGTTTCCACATGTAGGCTAGACAACCTAACTGCTGTGGCATCCTCAAACTCAAAGGGTGTGCACCATAACCCAAAGCAGGAGCCTGGGTTGTAGGATTCATCCTAATGTACATTTTCACACAGGGACTGAGCCCCTAAACCAGAGCAGCAGATTATTTTGGTTTGACTCTGAACACCAGTGTGAAAACTGCTCGTCTTGGCTGTGTCCTAGTTGCCTGGCAACTTCAGATGGTTCAAACTAAGATAGTGACTGCAGTCGTGGCAGCAAATTCCGTCACATGGATCTAGACTGGTCACAAGCGCGCTCACTTGTTCAGACCACGGCTTCCAGCGTTTGGTTAGTGGAAGTAAAATCAGCCTAACGGCTGTTCTCTACCTGTTTCTGTGGCAGATAAACACACTTCATTCAGCATGTGTTTGTGACTCCAGGGCATTAGTGCTGGTGTTGTTTTCAGgatcacacaggtgtgtgtgtgtgtgtgtgtgtgggaggggcttCATTCACTTCCTCTCCTGCTCTGCTGTGTATTTGCAACCATGTTTGACAGTCAGTCTCCATTATCAGAACCAGGTCTCTCTTCTTTTACGACCCTCTCAGGTGCAGACGAACGCATTCAGCGTGATCTTTGATGAGCGATTCTCTGTCCCTATGGACCCGCCAGCTCTGGATGAGTACAGCTTGCGATTTGCTGCTTTTGGTATTGATGCTGATGAAAGAAACATCAGTGCAGGGGTAGCAGAGCTCAAGCTGTCAGACCTGGATCTGATCATCAGACCCTTCAATGCCTGGCTCTACCTCCAAGATGTCAACAAGGTTTGAGTGTGTTCCTGGTTCTACAATACAGCTGCATTGTTGCTGATTGGCTGCTGGAGATGTTTCCAACAGCTGCTGTCACATTCTGTGTGTTATTGCTGCGTCCAACACACACATTTCTGTTTTCCCTGTTGGTTTGACTCTGCAGGCTGTGGATGCAGTCGGGGAGATCTTGTTGTCTCTTAGCTATTTACCAACAGCAGAGCGCCTCACTGTGGTCGTGGCCAAGTGTAAGAATCTGGTGTGGACCAACGACAAAAACACAGCAGGTCAGGAGatatttgtgtgttttctttttcctGTTTATCATTATTTGTATATAAACTAAGTACAACTGACAAAATAAACaagcacccagctcctggtgcaatctactgtcatctcccgcctctattactgcaatgcccttctaactgctcttccaggctgtactgtgagacctcttcaaatggtccagaacgcagcggtgcgtctagtcttcaatcagcctaaaagagcacacgtcacccctctgttcattgagctccactggctaccgctagcagcacgcatcaaattcaaattactaacactagcatacaaagtgtgagatggtacggctcccatctacctgaatcctcttgcaaaggcttacgtctcggcccggccgctccggtcatcacaggatcgtcggctagcagtgcctacaccacgctcaggacaatccagactcttctcatgcatcgttccacaaatgtggaatgatctaccaagcactaccagaacaggggtttccttttcaattttcaagaaactcctgaagaccctgctcttcagagagcatcttctaaactagcaccttgcctgcacccgtcccccctctctactgtccactccttgttccctcctctccatgactgatgtcaatgattgttgttgttattgttgttgttagtctcaagggcaaaatgccgctttggacaaaagcgtctgctaaatacataaacataaacataaacagcatTAATTATCTTGGAAGGGGAATTAAGGAaaaagcgctaaacaccagtgttTCTAGGTCCAGATGTCTTTTGTTTTCCGTGAAGTCAAATGGactttttcattttgggactctggtagtttgtcccaaaGCTGaggcggtagcagccggctgtttctccttctctgatgttactgagcggagaacctctcacaccagtggcgttCTGGTGCTGAATACAGGACTGtgggatgagtggaggaccctggGAATAGTTGGTTTGGGACCAAGCCGTGTTATTGGCGGACAAATGTTGGGGGAACaacttaattgtttttttttaattctccacaatatatttatagctatactatgcagCTTGTTTTACAGATTTGCCCATTTTAGCTTTAATGGGTCGGGTTCATCTGGGTATATCATCAGTCCATCCCTTTAGCTGGCATGGATGTAGTAATCATGTGATGGAAGCCTGGATCACACCcgtgctaaccctaacccccacTCTGAGACGTATGCTGTGTCAACATTAGGACGGGTTTGAAGAGACACCCTCTACTTACATGTTGGTCTAGTAAATGACAGAACAGGCTAATAAATACAAGGCTATCAGAACATCATCTCTCAAGCCTCTCCCTTCGATCCTGGCTCAAGCCTGGGGTCACTTCCAACCAGGACATGCTCAAAACACCTCCCCCATGACGAATCTTGACCTCATGCCAGAACCAAGCCAGCTTGCTTCTCTCAACTTGGAGGAACGGGGTCAGTGACCTCTCCCAGACAGCTTTTCACCCTAGCTGCAGGCTGAGCCTGACCAACCAGCAGTGGAAACTCTTGTTCTTTTTCTTTTAGCCAAAAGCTCGTGACCGTATTTGGGAGTTGGAATATCTACCAATCAGTAAATCACGAGCTTTGCTTCATGAATTTGTGTCTGAAGCCCTACAGACGCTGCCCAGATCTACCGTTGAACTTCTCACATCATCATTCCCTCCCCCATGAACACAATCCTGAGATATTTAACCCCTTTGTTTTATGTCCCATACAACCCTCACATTCATGCTGTTCAGCCCTGTTGCACAAACACCACAGCAAATCTTATTACGAGATAttaatgtgtgtgtttacaggTCTCCATTAAGCATACGTCTATAACTGTTCATGTAAACCACATGagtcagacacaaggcctgcgggccagatgtggcccgccacatcatttaatgtggcccgcgagagattcaagtgtcttaaaataagtcTATGCAGCTTCAAAGTGAATATTGACTATGAActacatttaaaaaacaaactgttTCATGTTGACCCAGAGTGAATTTGAGTTCGACACCTCTGATCCTTCATGTTTGCCCCCATGACCTCATAAACCTGTAAAATGTCACATATCTGTTTTCTAAGTTCTGAAAGTACATTTGTGAGATTTGTCGTCTACAGGTCAAATTCACTTTTGTCTTACTTTTTATGTTGaacagcaggggcggcgttaggcccggctacttgggctcaagccccgaatgttttatgaaaagactagtgtgtgttacatgtgtgtttgtgtgtgtgtgtgtgcgcgcgcgcgtgtgttaagccccgggtcttcttcagtcctaaatccgcccctgttgaACAGATGTTTGGGATTGTTGTGTCCTCATAAACCACTAAAAGGTCACACTTGTCTAataaaacatgtgtgtgtgtgtgtgtgtgtgtgtgtgtgtgtgtgtgtgtgtgtgtg
This sequence is a window from Nothobranchius furzeri strain GRZ-AD chromosome 14, NfurGRZ-RIMD1, whole genome shotgun sequence. Protein-coding genes within it:
- the syt12 gene encoding synaptotagmin-12, producing MSSAQSEDSSSYHLSVVRNPPGWEVGIYLVGFLLLLGAAGLNIWKLWRSGTFPAPSPFPNFDYRYLQEKYGNSFSEVRQKRAAANNQRRTSTNSSRKPSLALGDTPDGFRDLGHLELMSRELDPTGLAQLNRSISTDSLSSISSIANNFGHDFTVGQLEVTLEFEPSRQLLHITLHQGKDLLEKEEGDFPGCFIRVSLGLEELNVGVTRVQTNAFSVIFDERFSVPMDPPALDEYSLRFAAFGIDADERNISAGVAELKLSDLDLIIRPFNAWLYLQDVNKAVDAVGEILLSLSYLPTAERLTVVVAKCKNLVWTNDKNTADPFVKVYLLQDGKKISKKKTSTKRDDTNPIFNEAMIFSVPSVVLQELSLRVTVAEATDDGRGENLGHVIIGPEASGMGITHWNQMLATLRKPVSMWHPLRRI